The proteins below come from a single Natranaerofaba carboxydovora genomic window:
- a CDS encoding ANTAR domain-containing response regulator has product MKQNRIVFLTENDKLDKQVIGILQKYGYGNIETGPVGQDGLRLIRRKVPDLILFDASNKTTTSLELLKVFAEDEIAAVILILSELTPKFVEEARDSGILAFLLEPISEVNLIPTVESSLINFERFKKLKTEKENLEKSLEKRKLVERAKGIVMKKYNLPEDEAYRKLQKQAMDKCISLKELSEAIILADEV; this is encoded by the coding sequence ATGAAGCAGAATAGAATTGTGTTTCTCACAGAAAATGATAAATTAGATAAACAGGTTATAGGGATTTTGCAAAAGTATGGGTACGGCAATATAGAAACTGGACCTGTAGGTCAGGATGGTCTAAGGTTAATAAGAAGAAAAGTACCAGATTTAATATTATTTGACGCTTCAAACAAAACAACTACCAGCTTAGAACTATTAAAAGTATTTGCTGAGGATGAGATAGCTGCAGTAATATTGATACTATCAGAATTGACCCCAAAGTTTGTTGAAGAAGCTAGAGATAGTGGTATTTTGGCCTTTTTGTTAGAACCCATCTCAGAAGTAAATCTTATACCAACTGTTGAATCATCTTTAATAAACTTTGAACGCTTTAAAAAATTAAAAACAGAAAAAGAAAATCTTGAGAAATCACTTGAAAAACGAAAACTAGTTGAAAGAGCAAAAGGTATAGTAATGAAAAAATATAATTTACCAGAAGATGAGGCTTATAGAAAATTACAAAAGCAGGCAATGGATAAATGTATCTCCTTAAAAGAATTATCAGAAGCAATTATCCTTGCCGATGAAGTATAG
- the carA gene encoding glutamine-hydrolyzing carbamoyl-phosphate synthase small subunit: protein MEAVLYLEDGTTFHGKAIGKQENCEGEIVFTTSMTGYQETLTDPSYCNQIVTFTYPLIGNYGINKDDMESIKPNLKGVVVKENCDNPSNYRSRVSLNEYLKDCNLTGISGIDTRKLTRLIRNKGTMKAKIICNVNHNDSQNNISKFNFDNSDSNESWVMQVTTPNPYVIPGNKFKLVILDLGCKKSLIHYLSEKGAGIVVVPANTNKETILSYNPDGVILSNGPGDPKSVPDVIKTVKSIISSNIPVFGVCLGHQIIGLSQGFDSFKMKFGHRGINHPVKNLITGKVSITSQNHGYALKNENVPPEMEITHLNVNDNTVEGIKHKSLPVFSVQFHPEANPGPKDNKDLIQDFLFTLEKDKN from the coding sequence GTGGAAGCAGTACTGTATTTAGAAGATGGAACTACATTTCATGGTAAAGCAATAGGAAAACAAGAAAATTGCGAAGGAGAGATTGTATTTACTACCTCAATGACAGGATATCAAGAAACATTAACTGATCCCTCATACTGTAATCAAATTGTTACATTTACTTACCCTCTGATCGGAAATTACGGTATCAATAAAGACGACATGGAGTCTATTAAACCTAATTTAAAAGGTGTCGTGGTAAAAGAAAACTGCGACAATCCAAGTAATTATAGAAGTCGGGTCAGTTTAAACGAGTATCTTAAAGATTGTAATTTGACAGGAATATCAGGGATAGATACCAGAAAATTAACCAGGTTAATCAGAAATAAAGGCACCATGAAGGCCAAGATTATATGTAATGTTAATCATAATGATAGCCAAAATAACATTTCTAAATTCAATTTTGATAATAGTGATTCAAATGAAAGCTGGGTAATGCAAGTTACAACCCCTAACCCTTATGTCATCCCAGGAAATAAATTTAAACTTGTTATCTTAGATTTAGGTTGCAAAAAAAGTCTAATCCATTATCTTTCAGAAAAGGGCGCTGGTATAGTTGTGGTTCCCGCAAATACAAATAAAGAAACAATACTTAGCTACAATCCTGACGGAGTAATTCTATCAAATGGACCCGGAGATCCTAAAAGCGTTCCAGATGTTATAAAAACTGTTAAAAGTATTATTTCTTCTAACATTCCTGTATTCGGTGTTTGTCTTGGTCACCAGATAATTGGTCTTAGCCAGGGATTTGATTCATTCAAAATGAAATTTGGCCACAGAGGAATTAATCATCCTGTAAAAAACCTTATTACAGGAAAAGTTAGTATTACTTCTCAAAATCACGGTTATGCCCTAAAAAATGAAAATGTTCCCCCGGAAATGGAGATAACCCACTTAAATGTTAATGATAACACTGTAGAAGGTATAAAACATAAGTCCCTTCCTGTGTTTTCAGTTCAGTTCCATCCTGAAGCAAATCCTGGGCCTAAAGATAATAAGGATTTGATTCAGGATTTTTTGTTTACGTTGGAAAAAGATAAGAACTAA
- the carB gene encoding carbamoyl-phosphate synthase large subunit, which translates to MKNKTNIKKVLMIGSGPIIIGQAAEFDYAGTQACRALKEEGIEVVLVNSNPATIMTDENIADSVYLEPLTKEYITKIIEKERPEGLLATLGGQVGLNLAMELDRDGVLDKYGVKLLGTSLNSIKQAEDRDGFKKLMEKINEPVPESIIVSTTEEAISFAESIGYPVIVRPAYTLGGTGGGVANNKDELKGISTRGIHYSLIDQILVERSVTGWKELEYEVIRDANDNCITVCNMENIDPVGVHTGDSMVIAPSQTLADNEHQILREAAIKIIRALEIKGGCNIQFALDTKSDNYYVIEVNPRVSRSSALASKATGYPIAKIAAKIALGYNLDELKNEVTGKTYASFEPSLDYVVIKLPRFPFDKFNVADRKLGSQMKAIGEVMAIERYFESAFLKALRSLEINLNEFWKDDFSPHEIFTNMSAGKDDRIIWLLRAIKSRISIEELHEITGVDTFFLNKFKNIVELEQQLKENKDKILTDNKVLFSEAKKRGFTNEQIASFTDVSLDKICELQDNEDLHPVYKIVDTCAAEFEAETPYYYSSYEDENEIKKTDNESVIVLGSGPIRIGQGIEFDYCSVHSVLALKELGYDAVIINNNPETVSTDFNISDRLYFEPLTTEDVISVLKQENAKGIIAQFGGQTAINLAYPLYNAKNNILGTCVQDMDRAEDRNKFDTLLSDLKLARPEGKTVTSTEEAKAIADNLGFPLLVRPSYVLGGRAMEIVYSLEDLERYLNWAVKASPDYPVLIDKFIQGTEIEVDAICDGNDVLIPGLMEHIEKAGVHSGDSMAVYPTISLSIDLKEKIIESTKKLALGLNIKGMLNIQYVVKNNNLYVIEVNPRSSRTVPFLSKVTGVPMVNIATKIMLGNSLKSQGWNFHRIPEPDFYALKAPVFSFAKLSQVDTTLGPEMKSTGEVMGIDQEFDRAIYKGLLAAGYNLEDEGGVLITVADRDKEYVHPLAEKFEQLGYRIFATSGTADYLIRKGLKVNKVGKINSGKPNLLDIIDQGKINLVVNTFTKGKEPSRDGFRIRRASVESNIPCFTSLDTVEAFLYAIESNKKGREKRVKSLQSYLV; encoded by the coding sequence ATGAAAAATAAAACAAATATTAAAAAAGTCTTAATGATAGGTTCAGGTCCAATTATCATAGGTCAAGCAGCAGAGTTTGATTATGCCGGAACACAGGCCTGTAGGGCACTAAAAGAAGAAGGAATAGAAGTAGTACTTGTAAATTCTAATCCAGCCACAATTATGACTGATGAAAATATAGCCGATAGTGTTTACTTGGAACCGTTGACTAAAGAATATATTACTAAAATAATCGAAAAAGAACGCCCTGAGGGATTGTTAGCTACCCTCGGCGGTCAGGTCGGTCTAAACTTAGCTATGGAATTAGACCGAGATGGTGTTTTAGATAAATATGGTGTCAAACTCTTAGGTACTTCCCTAAATTCTATTAAACAAGCTGAAGATAGAGATGGCTTTAAAAAACTTATGGAAAAAATAAATGAACCTGTACCAGAAAGTATTATAGTTTCTACAACGGAAGAAGCTATATCTTTTGCAGAAAGTATAGGATACCCGGTCATAGTTAGACCTGCCTACACTCTTGGTGGCACAGGTGGCGGTGTAGCAAATAATAAAGACGAGTTAAAAGGTATCTCCACGAGAGGAATCCACTACTCTTTAATTGATCAGATATTAGTTGAACGTTCAGTAACTGGTTGGAAAGAATTAGAGTACGAAGTCATAAGGGATGCTAATGACAATTGTATAACCGTATGTAATATGGAAAATATAGATCCAGTAGGGGTTCATACTGGTGACAGTATGGTGATTGCCCCCTCACAGACTCTAGCAGATAATGAACATCAAATACTTAGAGAAGCAGCAATAAAAATTATCAGGGCCCTTGAAATAAAAGGCGGATGTAATATTCAATTTGCCCTTGATACAAAATCAGATAATTATTATGTTATTGAGGTTAATCCAAGAGTTAGTAGGTCAAGTGCTCTTGCTTCAAAAGCAACTGGATATCCAATTGCCAAAATAGCTGCAAAAATAGCCCTTGGTTATAATTTGGATGAGCTAAAAAATGAAGTTACAGGAAAAACTTACGCTTCTTTTGAGCCAAGTCTTGACTATGTAGTTATAAAATTACCTAGATTCCCATTTGATAAATTCAATGTTGCTGATAGAAAGCTTGGTTCACAAATGAAAGCCATCGGAGAAGTCATGGCTATTGAGAGATATTTTGAGAGCGCTTTTTTAAAAGCATTAAGATCCCTTGAAATTAATCTTAATGAGTTTTGGAAAGATGATTTTTCACCGCACGAAATTTTTACAAATATGTCAGCAGGAAAAGATGATAGAATAATATGGTTGTTAAGAGCTATTAAAAGTCGTATTTCTATCGAAGAGCTACACGAGATAACAGGAGTAGATACATTCTTCTTAAATAAATTTAAAAACATTGTTGAGCTAGAGCAACAGTTAAAAGAAAACAAAGATAAAATCCTAACAGATAATAAGGTGCTTTTCTCGGAGGCTAAGAAAAGAGGGTTTACAAACGAACAAATCGCCAGCTTCACAGATGTTAGCTTAGATAAAATCTGTGAATTACAAGATAACGAAGATTTACACCCTGTTTATAAAATTGTAGATACATGTGCAGCAGAATTTGAAGCCGAAACTCCTTATTATTATTCTTCCTATGAAGATGAGAATGAAATAAAAAAAACAGATAACGAAAGTGTAATCGTTCTTGGTTCCGGACCAATTAGAATTGGTCAAGGTATAGAATTTGATTACTGTTCAGTACACTCAGTTCTTGCTCTTAAGGAACTTGGTTATGATGCAGTTATTATAAATAACAATCCTGAAACTGTCAGTACTGATTTCAACATATCAGACAGACTTTACTTTGAACCTTTAACTACTGAAGATGTAATATCAGTTCTAAAGCAGGAAAATGCCAAAGGAATAATTGCCCAATTTGGAGGGCAAACTGCAATTAACCTAGCCTATCCATTATATAATGCCAAAAATAATATTTTAGGAACCTGCGTTCAGGATATGGACCGGGCTGAAGACAGGAATAAATTCGATACATTACTATCAGATTTAAAACTTGCAAGACCTGAAGGAAAAACTGTTACAAGCACTGAGGAAGCTAAAGCTATTGCAGATAATCTTGGATTTCCCTTGCTAGTTAGGCCTTCTTATGTCCTTGGCGGCAGAGCTATGGAAATAGTATATAGCCTGGAAGATTTAGAAAGATATCTAAATTGGGCCGTCAAAGCTTCTCCAGATTATCCTGTACTGATTGATAAATTCATCCAGGGAACAGAAATAGAAGTAGATGCAATATGTGATGGAAATGATGTTCTAATACCTGGGCTTATGGAGCATATTGAAAAAGCTGGTGTTCATTCAGGAGATAGTATGGCTGTTTATCCAACTATATCTTTGTCTATCGACTTAAAAGAAAAGATTATTGAATCTACAAAAAAGCTTGCTCTTGGGTTAAATATCAAAGGTATGCTAAATATTCAGTATGTAGTTAAAAACAATAATTTATATGTAATTGAGGTTAACCCCAGGTCCTCTAGAACTGTACCTTTTTTAAGTAAAGTTACAGGTGTTCCCATGGTCAATATTGCTACAAAAATAATGCTTGGAAATTCACTAAAATCTCAAGGCTGGAATTTTCACAGAATACCTGAACCTGATTTTTATGCCTTAAAAGCTCCCGTTTTTTCTTTTGCCAAACTCTCACAGGTTGATACAACCTTGGGACCTGAAATGAAATCTACTGGGGAGGTAATGGGAATTGACCAGGAGTTTGATAGAGCTATTTACAAAGGATTATTAGCAGCAGGATATAATTTAGAAGATGAAGGTGGGGTTTTGATAACAGTTGCAGACCGCGACAAAGAGTATGTTCATCCTTTAGCAGAAAAATTCGAACAACTTGGATATAGGATATTTGCTACTTCTGGCACCGCTGATTATCTGATAAGGAAAGGGTTAAAAGTAAACAAGGTAGGAAAAATAAACTCAGGAAAACCTAACTTATTAGACATCATTGATCAGGGAAAAATTAATCTAGTGGTAAATACATTTACAAAAGGTAAAGAGCCATCAAGGGACGGCTTTAGAATAAGAAGAGCTTCTGTAGAAAGCAACATACCTTGCTTTACATCTTTAGATACTGTTGAAGCATTTTTGTATGCTATAGAATCCAACAAAAAAGGTAGAGAAAAAAGGGTGAAGTCGTTACAATCTTATTTAGTTTAA
- a CDS encoding methyltetrahydrofolate cobalamin methyltransferase — translation MLIIGELINTSRKAISKAVEERDAEYIKDIARQQVEAGANYIDVNAGTRVHDEAECLKWLVETVQEEIDMPLCIDSPSAEALKVGLEAHQNGQPMINSITDEKERYDEVLPLVLEYDAKIIALCMNDDGMPDTGQERLDIAKNLTDNMKNAGVKEENIFLDPLVKPVSVNTDFGNEVLDAIEMIHQEYDKVHTTCGLSNVSYGLPNRHLLNRAFLVMCMAKGMDSVILDPLDKKIMSLLIASNTLIGNDDFCMNYLKAQRAGKLEK, via the coding sequence ATGTTAATTATAGGTGAACTTATAAACACGAGCAGAAAAGCAATATCAAAAGCAGTAGAAGAAAGAGATGCCGAATATATTAAAGATATAGCTAGACAACAGGTAGAAGCTGGTGCAAATTATATAGACGTTAATGCTGGAACAAGAGTTCATGACGAGGCCGAATGTCTAAAATGGCTTGTAGAAACTGTCCAAGAAGAAATAGATATGCCCTTATGTATAGATAGCCCAAGTGCCGAAGCTCTAAAGGTAGGCCTTGAAGCACACCAAAATGGTCAACCAATGATAAATTCTATTACTGATGAAAAAGAACGTTATGATGAAGTACTTCCTTTGGTTTTGGAATATGATGCTAAAATTATAGCATTATGTATGAATGATGACGGAATGCCAGATACAGGGCAAGAAAGGCTTGATATTGCTAAAAATTTAACAGATAACATGAAAAATGCTGGAGTTAAAGAAGAAAATATCTTTCTAGATCCGTTAGTTAAGCCTGTAAGTGTAAATACAGACTTTGGAAATGAAGTACTAGATGCGATAGAGATGATTCATCAGGAGTATGACAAGGTACATACAACTTGTGGATTAAGTAATGTTTCCTATGGCCTACCAAATAGACATCTCTTAAACAGAGCATTTTTGGTAATGTGTATGGCTAAAGGGATGGATTCAGTTATTTTGGACCCACTAGACAAGAAAATTATGTCATTACTAATAGCTTCTAACACTTTAATTGGTAATGATGACTTTTGTATGAACTATCTGAAAGCTCAAAGAGCTGGAAAATTAGAAAAGTAA
- a CDS encoding DUF1638 domain-containing protein, producing the protein MKIIACKTIMNEINYYKPSHIKAEFLESGYHRYPDQLREKLQEYIDNTTDADVLVFGYGLCSNGLAGLESKDKTLVIPRFHDCIGILLGSREKYNEEFDKEPGTYYLSKGWIDELREPYAEYQEYVEKFGEEIAKWSIDMQYKNYTRLAFVKSNNLGDQSKYIDYAKKVADFLNIKFEVFDGKEDIFKKLVVKEWEKDDNFVVVPPCKIVKNNYFFDREDDA; encoded by the coding sequence ATGAAGATTATTGCATGTAAAACTATAATGAATGAAATAAATTATTATAAGCCTTCACATATTAAAGCTGAGTTCTTGGAATCTGGATATCACAGGTATCCAGATCAATTAAGGGAAAAATTGCAGGAATATATCGATAATACTACAGATGCTGATGTATTAGTATTTGGATATGGCTTATGTTCAAATGGATTAGCCGGCCTTGAGTCTAAAGATAAAACCCTTGTAATACCTAGGTTCCATGATTGTATCGGTATTCTTCTTGGATCAAGGGAGAAGTACAATGAAGAATTTGACAAAGAACCCGGGACATACTACTTGAGTAAAGGTTGGATTGATGAATTAAGGGAGCCGTATGCAGAATATCAGGAATATGTAGAAAAATTTGGTGAAGAAATAGCAAAATGGTCTATAGATATGCAATATAAAAACTATACTCGCCTTGCATTTGTAAAAAGCAATAATCTGGGTGATCAGAGTAAATATATTGATTATGCAAAAAAAGTGGCAGATTTTCTAAATATCAAATTTGAAGTATTTGATGGCAAAGAAGATATTTTTAAAAAATTAGTGGTTAAGGAATGGGAAAAAGACGATAATTTTGTAGTAGTTCCACCTTGTAAAATTGTTAAGAATAACTATTTTTTCGATAGGGAGGATGATGCATGA
- a CDS encoding trimethylamine methyltransferase family protein has translation MKSNINSKSLSMQVLSEDQCEKVFHASLEILERTGVDIFDDQALDILKKAGCWVQGNRVRIPASKVEKALQTAPSRVTLCDSRTGERTVHLESHNAYYGTGSDTPYYIDPYTQEKKKTTKESVSNSCKIIDALPNLDFVMSAGIVQDVDQKIHDRHQFEAQIKNTSKPIITTAADADGFKDIIEMCELVAGGEEELKRNPIMGLYIEPSSPLQHSEEAVSKLIITAEKEVPAVYTPCIMAGATGPVTLAGNLATGIAESLSGLVIHQLVNEGAPFIKGGVYTIMDMNSTIFSYGAPEFDLLQSALADMCHYLKLPMFGTCGCSDSKLADEQDGIESAISILMTQLSGSNLNHDVGYIEYGMTTSWDSLVICDDIIGMVRRVAEGVTVTDEALGMEVFDEVGPSGHFLTAAHTKKWFKKEFYDTRDGVSSLMDRSRYDNWAADGKKRLFDRANEKVRDILENYEPEPLPEDVQKKISEIVKRAEEKFL, from the coding sequence TTGAAAAGTAATATAAATTCTAAGAGTTTGTCTATGCAAGTTTTGTCTGAAGACCAGTGCGAAAAAGTATTTCATGCTTCCCTTGAGATTTTAGAGAGAACAGGGGTAGATATATTTGACGATCAGGCATTAGATATACTAAAAAAAGCTGGATGTTGGGTTCAAGGAAATAGGGTAAGGATTCCAGCAAGTAAAGTAGAAAAAGCTCTACAAACTGCTCCGTCTAGAGTTACACTATGTGATAGTAGAACAGGTGAGAGGACGGTCCACTTAGAAAGCCATAACGCATACTATGGTACAGGTTCGGATACACCATATTACATTGATCCTTATACTCAAGAGAAAAAGAAAACTACTAAAGAAAGTGTTAGTAATTCCTGTAAAATAATAGATGCACTACCTAACTTAGATTTTGTTATGTCTGCAGGTATCGTTCAGGATGTTGACCAAAAAATTCATGATAGACATCAGTTTGAAGCACAAATCAAAAACACTTCGAAGCCAATAATCACTACGGCTGCTGATGCAGATGGTTTCAAAGATATAATTGAAATGTGTGAACTTGTTGCAGGAGGAGAAGAAGAACTTAAGAGAAATCCGATTATGGGGCTTTATATTGAGCCTAGTTCTCCGTTGCAGCACTCTGAAGAAGCAGTGAGCAAGCTTATTATAACTGCTGAAAAAGAAGTTCCAGCTGTATATACGCCATGTATAATGGCAGGAGCTACTGGCCCTGTTACATTAGCGGGGAATCTGGCGACTGGTATTGCAGAGAGTTTAAGTGGTCTAGTGATTCATCAGCTAGTAAATGAAGGTGCTCCATTTATTAAAGGTGGAGTATATACTATAATGGATATGAACTCAACAATATTCTCCTATGGTGCTCCAGAGTTTGACCTACTACAAAGCGCTCTAGCAGATATGTGCCATTATCTAAAGCTACCTATGTTTGGTACTTGTGGCTGTAGTGACTCTAAGTTAGCTGATGAGCAAGACGGTATAGAATCAGCTATCTCTATCCTTATGACTCAACTTTCTGGTTCTAACTTGAATCACGATGTTGGCTATATAGAGTACGGAATGACTACTTCTTGGGATAGTCTTGTGATCTGTGATGACATAATAGGTATGGTTCGCAGGGTAGCTGAAGGAGTAACTGTTACCGATGAAGCTCTAGGTATGGAAGTTTTTGATGAGGTAGGTCCATCGGGACACTTCTTAACAGCTGCTCATACTAAAAAGTGGTTCAAAAAAGAATTCTATGATACAAGAGATGGTGTTTCATCTCTTATGGATCGCAGCAGATATGATAATTGGGCAGCAGATGGCAAGAAAAGATTGTTTGATAGAGCTAATGAAAAAGTTAGAGACATCCTAGAAAATTACGAACCAGAACCGTTGCCGGAAGATGTACAGAAGAAAATATCAGAAATTGTTAAACGAGCTGAAGAAAAATTTCTATAA
- a CDS encoding trimethylamine methyltransferase family protein has translation MKKSNYVRSNYTTNDTPQAKVLTKDQCRRIVSTAVEMLERTGVDVYYDKAREILADHGCHVDGKRVKIPSGLMEWAIRTAPSRVTMTDMKGERKLYLEGSNSYYGPGPTNTFWIDPYTEERRKPNKDDKRNVGKVCDQLDNIDYVMDLGTPTGVTYNLADVHAFEAMIQNTTKPICHWGFGVEQYEVMTDMAIAIKGSLEELRHEPFVAFYSEPSPPSIQDYDAISKAMWAAEKGLPKVYTPCIMGGATAPASIAGVLAQSLVTSFPGLLAGQLVNPGAPFIIGGLIAIMDMQSTILSYGSAEFMLMQGAMADLGHYMEIPIFGTAGCTDSKLLDEQAAIESALSIGMAATMGANLVHDVGYSEYGNTGSLYQCVLGDEVVGMVGRIMEGIEVSDETLALDVIDKVGPGGHFLGESHTMKNFKNEFWFPDLIDRQRYEAWQKSGSKSMRDRVKEKTVRLIENDRPEVLSEDVQKDIADILEEAEKKFAEKNK, from the coding sequence GTGAAAAAGAGCAACTATGTAAGAAGTAATTATACAACAAACGATACTCCGCAGGCAAAAGTTCTTACTAAAGACCAGTGTCGTAGGATAGTTTCTACTGCTGTGGAGATGCTAGAACGTACAGGTGTTGATGTGTATTATGACAAAGCTAGAGAAATACTGGCTGATCATGGCTGTCATGTTGATGGAAAGAGGGTTAAAATACCTTCAGGTTTAATGGAGTGGGCTATAAGGACTGCGCCTTCAAGAGTTACAATGACTGACATGAAGGGAGAGCGAAAGCTTTATTTAGAAGGAAGCAATAGCTACTATGGTCCGGGACCTACAAATACATTTTGGATAGACCCTTACACTGAGGAAAGAAGAAAGCCAAACAAAGATGATAAAAGAAATGTAGGTAAGGTCTGTGATCAGCTTGATAATATAGATTATGTTATGGATCTTGGAACTCCTACAGGTGTTACTTATAACTTGGCGGACGTACATGCTTTTGAAGCTATGATACAAAATACAACTAAACCAATATGCCATTGGGGCTTTGGTGTTGAACAGTATGAAGTAATGACAGACATGGCTATAGCAATTAAAGGAAGCCTTGAGGAGCTACGTCATGAACCTTTTGTCGCTTTTTATTCTGAGCCAAGTCCTCCAAGTATTCAGGACTATGATGCAATATCAAAGGCTATGTGGGCTGCAGAAAAAGGTCTTCCTAAAGTTTATACACCTTGTATAATGGGTGGGGCTACTGCACCTGCTAGTATAGCTGGAGTACTTGCTCAGTCACTTGTAACTTCATTCCCTGGACTACTTGCAGGGCAGCTTGTAAACCCTGGTGCCCCATTCATCATTGGTGGATTGATTGCGATTATGGATATGCAGAGTACTATATTAAGTTATGGTTCTGCGGAGTTCATGCTAATGCAAGGTGCTATGGCTGACCTTGGCCATTATATGGAAATCCCAATCTTTGGTACAGCAGGATGTACGGATTCAAAGCTGCTAGACGAGCAGGCTGCTATAGAATCTGCGTTATCAATCGGTATGGCTGCTACTATGGGTGCTAACTTAGTACATGATGTTGGTTATAGTGAATATGGTAATACTGGATCGTTATATCAGTGTGTACTTGGTGACGAAGTTGTTGGAATGGTAGGACGCATTATGGAAGGTATCGAAGTAAGCGACGAAACTCTAGCTTTAGATGTAATTGATAAAGTAGGGCCAGGAGGCCATTTCCTTGGAGAAAGTCATACAATGAAAAACTTTAAAAATGAGTTCTGGTTCCCAGATCTGATTGACAGACAAAGATATGAAGCTTGGCAGAAAAGCGGTAGCAAGAGCATGAGAGATAGAGTTAAAGAGAAGACAGTACGCTTAATCGAGAATGATCGTCCAGAAGTATTAAGTGAAGATGTTCAAAAAGATATAGCGGATATCCTAGAAGAAGCAGAGAAAAAGTTCGCCGAAAAAAATAAATAA
- a CDS encoding corrinoid protein, with amino-acid sequence MANFEELKNSVIDADVEKVEQLTQQAIDGGSDPIEIINNGLIAGMTVVGQRFKDGDMFVPEVLMAAKAMAAGVDKVKPLIAEADVPSSGKVVLGTVKGDLHDIGKNLVKMMLESVGYYVVDIGIDVPAEDFVQAVKDEKPQIVGMSALLTTTMMEMKETIDALKEAGVRDDVKIIVGGAPVTEEFAEEIGADAYAPDAPTATDIIEEL; translated from the coding sequence ATGGCAAATTTTGAAGAATTAAAGAATTCTGTTATTGATGCTGATGTGGAGAAAGTAGAACAATTGACTCAGCAAGCAATTGATGGGGGATCTGATCCGATTGAAATCATTAATAACGGCCTGATAGCTGGAATGACCGTTGTGGGGCAAAGATTTAAAGATGGTGACATGTTTGTTCCAGAGGTACTTATGGCAGCTAAAGCAATGGCAGCTGGGGTTGACAAAGTTAAGCCACTAATTGCTGAAGCCGATGTTCCATCTTCAGGTAAAGTTGTTTTGGGAACAGTTAAAGGAGACCTTCACGATATAGGTAAGAACCTTGTAAAAATGATGCTTGAAAGTGTAGGATATTATGTTGTTGATATAGGTATCGATGTACCAGCAGAAGACTTTGTACAAGCAGTTAAGGATGAAAAACCACAGATAGTTGGAATGTCAGCTCTTCTAACTACTACAATGATGGAAATGAAAGAAACAATTGATGCTCTTAAAGAAGCAGGTGTTAGAGACGACGTCAAGATTATTGTGGGTGGTGCTCCGGTCACAGAAGAGTTTGCAGAAGAAATTGGTGCTGATGCTTATGCACCAGATGCGCCTACAGCAACAGATATCATAGAAGAGCTGTAA